The Elusimicrobiota bacterium genome includes a window with the following:
- a CDS encoding gamma-glutamyl-gamma-aminobutyrate hydrolase family protein (Members of this family of hydrolases with an active site Cys residue belong to MEROPS family C26.): MTRRNNPLFPLIVFRHVPHEGVGTIATSLEKAEVPYRCIDTAQGNPSFPPLSSLPGLLVMGGPMGVYESNRYPFLKREVAYIRKAIEARKPVLGICLGAQLVAHALGAKVYPQKKKEIGWYRIHLTSEGKRDPLLRGSPPSPWVFHWHGDTFDLPPKAHRLASSSLCANQAFRFARHVYGLQYHLEVDAPMIREWLAVPGAKNDLKSVGPGTGQHIRKDLSHRIPGLHQIAEPFFDRWTRQLTRKPLSPTFKSAKLSF; encoded by the coding sequence TTGACGCGGCGCAATAACCCGTTATTTCCCCTCATTGTTTTTCGCCATGTGCCCCACGAAGGAGTGGGGACGATAGCGACGTCATTGGAAAAGGCAGAAGTTCCCTACCGCTGCATTGATACCGCACAAGGAAATCCGTCCTTTCCACCCCTTTCTTCTCTTCCGGGACTTCTTGTGATGGGAGGCCCCATGGGGGTCTACGAATCGAATCGTTATCCCTTTTTGAAACGAGAAGTGGCTTACATTCGTAAAGCTATTGAAGCGAGGAAACCTGTTTTAGGGATTTGCCTGGGGGCCCAATTGGTTGCCCACGCTCTTGGGGCAAAGGTGTATCCACAAAAAAAGAAGGAAATCGGTTGGTATCGGATCCACCTGACTTCTGAAGGAAAGCGGGATCCCCTCCTCCGCGGGAGCCCGCCATCGCCGTGGGTTTTCCATTGGCACGGAGACACGTTTGATCTGCCCCCAAAAGCTCACCGTCTCGCTTCTTCGTCTTTGTGTGCCAACCAGGCCTTCCGTTTCGCTCGTCACGTGTATGGACTTCAGTATCACCTGGAAGTGGACGCCCCCATGATCCGGGAATGGTTGGCTGTTCCCGGAGCGAAGAACGATTTAAAATCGGTCGGTCCGGGAACGGGCCAACACATCCGAAAGGATCTTTCCCATCGAATTCCTGGCCTTCATCAGATCGCCGAACCCTTTTTCGACAGGTGGACAAGACAACTCACAAGGAAGCCTTTGTCCCCAACGTTCAAATCCGCTAAACTCTCTTTTTAA
- a CDS encoding ABC transporter permease — protein MLELKNITRSYRLARAKEDLVILKGINLTIEEGEFVAIMGPSGSGKTTLMQIMGLLDRPTSGSFRLAGWDVANLSDDEGAALRSQTIGFVFQMFNLLARTSAQDNVLLPMIYSTVPHRLERARELLTEVGLADRMGHKPNELSGGQQQRVAIARALANRPKILFADEPTGNLASEQAEEILQKLDRLHRSGLTVILVTHEAEIASHARRVIKIKDGQIVSDEQNISQLPRSASLPSLSQEASPTTRRLSLAQIKEYAATALRALGTNKARSALSVLGILIGVAAVIAMLAVGTGAQKAIEARLASLGSNLLMIRPERPSMGGVRGAAGSVSRLTEGDVKLLAGIPHVLRVEGNVNGNAQLVYGDKNTNVEVTGATPLYASMRNAAPFYGRFFTDTENKEQARVALLGQTTVNTLFGTENPVDKFIKMNRIQFKVIGILPMKGSSPFRDQDDVALIPLSTAMRRVVGTLYYSHIALECDSPESIPQVMEVARLLLRRAHRLPDFKEDDFNIRNMADIQAALSGTTQTFTLLLGIVAAISLLVGGIGIMNIMLVSVTERTREIGLRKAVGAPRRAILFQFLIESATLSTLGGVMGIAVGTGVSLFLSNVAGWAAPVSLPAVLLAFVFSVSVGIVFGFWPARKASLLSPIEALRYE, from the coding sequence ATCCTCGAACTCAAAAACATAACCCGTTCCTACCGCCTGGCGCGGGCCAAGGAAGACCTTGTTATTTTAAAGGGCATTAACCTCACGATTGAAGAGGGCGAGTTCGTCGCCATTATGGGCCCCTCCGGATCGGGGAAAACCACATTGATGCAAATCATGGGCCTTTTGGATCGCCCCACCTCCGGTTCGTTCCGTTTGGCCGGTTGGGACGTGGCGAACCTTTCGGACGATGAGGGCGCCGCCCTCCGATCCCAAACCATCGGATTCGTTTTCCAGATGTTTAATCTCTTGGCCCGCACCAGTGCCCAAGACAACGTCTTGCTCCCCATGATTTATTCGACAGTCCCCCATCGGCTCGAACGCGCCCGGGAACTCCTCACGGAGGTGGGGCTTGCCGACCGAATGGGGCACAAACCGAACGAGCTCTCGGGAGGCCAACAACAACGGGTGGCGATCGCACGAGCCCTCGCCAATCGCCCCAAAATTCTCTTTGCGGACGAACCCACGGGGAACCTGGCTTCGGAGCAGGCGGAAGAAATACTTCAAAAACTGGACCGTTTGCACCGTTCGGGCCTCACCGTTATTTTGGTCACCCATGAAGCGGAAATCGCTTCTCACGCCCGGCGTGTCATTAAAATTAAAGACGGGCAAATTGTTTCGGACGAACAAAACATTTCTCAATTGCCCCGATCCGCTTCTCTTCCTTCCTTATCCCAAGAGGCGTCCCCAACGACACGCCGCCTGAGCCTGGCTCAAATTAAGGAGTATGCCGCCACCGCGCTTCGCGCCCTAGGGACCAACAAGGCGCGAAGCGCGCTCTCGGTTTTGGGCATTCTCATTGGGGTGGCCGCGGTGATCGCCATGTTGGCTGTCGGAACGGGGGCGCAGAAAGCCATTGAAGCGCGCCTGGCCAGCCTGGGGTCCAACCTCCTCATGATCCGGCCGGAAAGGCCTTCCATGGGCGGGGTGCGGGGGGCCGCCGGAAGTGTCAGCCGGCTAACGGAAGGGGACGTTAAGCTTCTCGCGGGGATCCCCCATGTGCTCCGCGTGGAAGGAAACGTAAACGGGAACGCCCAATTGGTCTATGGGGATAAGAATACCAACGTTGAAGTGACCGGAGCGACCCCCCTGTACGCTTCCATGCGGAACGCCGCGCCCTTTTACGGCCGATTCTTCACCGATACAGAAAACAAGGAACAAGCACGAGTGGCCTTGCTGGGACAGACCACCGTGAACACACTCTTTGGAACGGAAAATCCCGTGGACAAGTTCATCAAGATGAACCGCATTCAGTTCAAGGTGATTGGGATCCTTCCCATGAAAGGATCTTCCCCGTTCCGAGACCAAGACGATGTGGCTCTGATCCCCCTGTCCACCGCCATGCGACGGGTGGTGGGGACCCTCTATTACAGCCACATTGCCCTGGAATGCGATTCTCCGGAATCGATTCCTCAGGTGATGGAAGTCGCCCGTCTCCTCCTGCGCCGAGCGCACCGGCTCCCCGATTTTAAAGAGGACGATTTTAACATTCGGAATATGGCGGACATTCAGGCGGCTCTTTCGGGGACCACCCAGACCTTCACCCTTCTTTTGGGAATTGTTGCGGCCATATCGCTTTTGGTGGGGGGGATCGGGATCATGAACATCATGCTGGTGTCTGTGACTGAACGAACACGGGAGATCGGATTGAGGAAAGCGGTCGGGGCGCCGCGACGGGCGATCCTCTTTCAATTCCTCATCGAATCGGCCACTCTTTCAACATTGGGGGGTGTGATGGGGATCGCCGTGGGAACCGGGGTCTCCCTCTTTTTATCGAACGTCGCAGGATGGGCCGCCCCAGTTTCACTGCCCGCGGTTCTCCTGGCTTTTGTTTTCTCAGTGAGTGTCGGAATCGTCTTCGGGTTTTGGCCCGCGAGAAAAGCTTCCCTCCTTTCCCCCATCGAAGCGCTGCGTTACGAGTAA
- a CDS encoding efflux RND transporter periplasmic adaptor subunit, whose protein sequence is MSKKKLITTILFTGILAGAWYWKSTKADGTRAQTQSTTLVTEGPIEESVDATGAIVPLNRIEIKPPMAGRIENLLVDEGSVLSKGKIMAWMSSSDRAAILDAARAQGTDVFKRWEDDYKATPIVAPLSGTVILRNVVVGQTVDSSSVLFAMSDTLIVLAQVDESDIGRVTIGMPARITLDAYPDVPVEGRVSDILYEGKNVSNVITYGVKVLPAEIPSFFRSQMTANVRFVVRRNPSAILVAASAVQIPAVGPPQVLVQGPEGKPIPRDIKTGIESGDKIEVLSGLIPGDQVFLTRGRYVPQRGPQSSPLAFGSQRKPKDNGATSSSPSKR, encoded by the coding sequence ATGTCAAAAAAAAAGTTGATCACCACGATTCTCTTCACAGGAATATTGGCAGGGGCGTGGTATTGGAAATCAACAAAAGCCGATGGGACAAGGGCCCAAACCCAGTCCACCACCCTTGTGACAGAAGGGCCTATCGAGGAATCGGTGGACGCCACTGGGGCCATCGTTCCGTTGAACCGGATCGAAATCAAGCCCCCCATGGCGGGGCGGATCGAAAACCTTCTCGTCGATGAAGGGAGTGTTTTATCGAAAGGGAAGATCATGGCCTGGATGAGTTCCAGCGATCGGGCCGCTATCCTGGACGCGGCCCGGGCCCAGGGGACCGACGTCTTCAAACGATGGGAGGACGACTACAAGGCCACGCCCATTGTGGCCCCTCTCTCGGGTACTGTAATTTTACGCAACGTGGTGGTTGGGCAAACAGTCGATTCGAGTAGCGTTCTCTTCGCCATGTCCGATACGCTGATTGTCCTGGCGCAGGTGGATGAATCCGATATTGGTCGGGTCACCATCGGCATGCCGGCCCGCATCACGCTCGATGCGTATCCGGACGTCCCCGTTGAGGGGAGAGTTTCCGACATTTTGTATGAAGGGAAAAACGTATCCAATGTGATCACCTACGGCGTCAAAGTCCTCCCTGCGGAGATCCCTTCCTTTTTTCGATCCCAAATGACAGCGAACGTTCGATTTGTCGTGCGTCGGAACCCCAGCGCAATTCTTGTGGCGGCCAGTGCCGTCCAGATTCCAGCGGTTGGTCCTCCTCAGGTTTTGGTGCAGGGCCCCGAGGGGAAACCGATCCCCCGGGACATCAAAACAGGAATCGAGAGCGGAGACAAAATTGAAGTTCTTTCGGGGTTGATCCCCGGGGACCAAGTCTTTTTGACGCGGGGTCGGTACGTGCCCCAACGGGGCCCCCAGAGCAGTCCCCTTGCCTTTGGAAGCCAGAGGAAACCCAAAGACAATGGGGCAACGTCAAGCTCTCCCTCGAAACGCTAA
- a CDS encoding 6-carboxytetrahydropterin synthase: MFRVVRQIHFCYGHRLMEYTGKCRHPHGHNGRVEVEMTAKKLDRRGMVMDFGEIKTHLQAWIDDNLDHRMILRKDDRLVKIFKELGEPYYLLSDNPTAENIAREIFRAGRSNGLPITRVSLWETENSFATYQP; encoded by the coding sequence ATGTTTCGCGTTGTGCGCCAAATCCATTTTTGTTACGGACACCGGTTGATGGAGTACACCGGCAAATGCCGTCATCCCCATGGGCATAACGGCCGGGTGGAAGTTGAAATGACCGCCAAGAAACTGGATCGGCGTGGCATGGTGATGGATTTTGGTGAAATCAAAACCCATCTGCAGGCCTGGATCGATGACAACCTGGATCACCGGATGATTTTACGAAAGGACGATCGTTTGGTAAAAATTTTCAAGGAATTGGGCGAACCGTATTATCTCCTTTCCGATAACCCCACCGCGGAAAATATTGCCCGTGAAATCTTTCGGGCCGGCCGATCGAATGGCCTTCCCATCACGCGCGTGTCCCTCTGGGAGACCGAAAACAGTTTCGCCACGTATCAGCCCTAG
- the ispH gene encoding 4-hydroxy-3-methylbut-2-enyl diphosphate reductase — translation MPRPVFWSGQPNAAVKVFLARPRGFCAGVVRAVDIVNIALERFSAPVYVRKEIVHNRAVVEDFKTRGVIFIDHLDEAPEGSLVVFSAHGVSPEVRERAEERGLRVIDATCPLVTKVHLEVHRFLREGFQLVLIGHRSHDEVDGTLGEAPGKIQLVESVEDVSRLMFSPADRIMILTQTTLSLDETRGVILAIKGRFPKARTPPKDDICYATQNRQDAVKDLLGRGIKLLLVVGSKNSSNSQRLVDVARQSGCDAHLIDGASEIDPSWISRVNSVGVTAGASAPEHLVQGVISFLQVRGGVVEEVLVRNEDTHFSLPKELTDPLPGARPGGPLLSREGRGHRMGEGTSV, via the coding sequence ATTCCAAGACCGGTTTTTTGGTCTGGTCAACCGAACGCCGCGGTGAAAGTTTTTCTGGCTCGTCCCCGTGGCTTTTGTGCCGGGGTTGTGCGTGCCGTTGATATTGTCAATATCGCTTTGGAACGCTTTTCCGCGCCCGTTTATGTCCGCAAAGAAATAGTTCACAACCGAGCCGTGGTGGAAGATTTTAAGACCCGGGGTGTCATTTTTATTGACCATTTGGATGAGGCGCCGGAAGGCAGTTTGGTGGTTTTCTCCGCCCATGGGGTGTCTCCCGAGGTGCGCGAACGGGCGGAAGAACGGGGACTGCGCGTGATTGATGCCACGTGTCCCCTTGTCACCAAGGTCCATCTGGAAGTCCACCGATTTTTGCGGGAAGGGTTTCAATTGGTTCTCATCGGCCACCGTTCCCACGATGAAGTGGACGGCACATTGGGGGAGGCTCCCGGAAAAATCCAACTGGTTGAATCGGTGGAAGACGTCAGCCGTTTGATGTTTTCTCCGGCAGACCGGATCATGATTTTAACCCAAACCACGCTCAGTTTGGATGAAACCCGTGGGGTGATCCTCGCCATTAAAGGGCGTTTTCCCAAGGCCCGAACCCCGCCCAAAGACGATATCTGTTACGCCACCCAAAACAGGCAAGATGCTGTAAAAGACCTTTTGGGTCGCGGTATTAAATTGCTTCTGGTGGTGGGGTCGAAAAACAGTTCCAACAGTCAACGGCTGGTGGACGTGGCCCGGCAGTCGGGGTGCGACGCCCATCTCATTGACGGGGCCAGTGAAATCGATCCCTCCTGGATTTCGCGGGTGAATAGTGTTGGGGTCACGGCCGGGGCTTCCGCGCCCGAACACTTGGTTCAGGGGGTGATCTCATTTCTTCAAGTTCGGGGCGGCGTGGTGGAAGAAGTCTTGGTCCGCAACGAGGACACCCATTTTTCCCTCCCCAAAGAATTAACCGACCCCCTTCCGGGCGCCCGTCCTGGGGGGCCCTTACTTTCTCGGGAAGGTCGGGGCCATCGGATGGGAGAAGGGACCAGCGTTTGA